The region TTTGCCTCATCCACAGCTCATGCCGACATCACGAATGAATCGGGTTTCGTTTTACTTTCTTTTAACTGTCTTATGCTTGTCGGGCATCGGCGACACTGCCGCTGCTGAGTTAGATCAGGCGTTTCTTGACGAGGCGATTCAGCTAATCAAATCAGATAAATTCGATCAAGCTGAAGCATTGGCTAAGAAAACTCAGCAATCGAAAGAAGCGTCGATCGAGGCACTCACCATTCTGGCTCAGTGCCGAATCTGGCAGGACGATCCTATTCAGGCGATTGCGTATCTGAATCAAGCGTTGAAAGCCTCCCGTGACGATGCTTTCAACGCGTACTATCGCGTTTCGACCGCCTTACTACCCAAGCTATATCAGCAAAAAGATTTGGACGAAGTCGATCAGAATTATTTCAAGTTTTATCTTGGAGAGATGAACGGCAAACTCGAGCAGAACTCTCAAGAGGTCGAAATCCTAATTTATCGCAGCGACATGATTGAAAATATGGAACTCGCGTCCGGTTTTGACAATAAAATTCAACCATTAAGCGTGCGCTACGACTTTGCGATATGCGATGTGACAATGGCCCTCGGTGCGGCCTCTGAGAAAGAACTCTGGACTTGCTACCATAGTCGTACTCACCTTTGGAATATGCGCGCCGACTTGGGAGATCAATTCTGTTTTCAGCAGCAAGTGAATGATCTCCGTCAAATGATTCTATATTCGAGCGACCCCGAAGATGAAATGCCTAAGCTTGGCGAAGCTCTCTTAAATGCTGGCAAGTATCAGGAAGTAATGGATCTAATCCCTGAGCAAATGGATCACCTGACATCTTCTACCGTGGGTCAGTGGTTAAGCATCAAAGCGGATTGCTTGATGGCACGAAAGCAATTCCAAAAAGCAATCTTGGCCTACTCTAGGCTTATCATCCATCGCAAAAAAGAATCCAAAGAAGAATTCCTCGTATCTCCATTGATGCAGAGAGCTGACTGCTATTTTGAACTGCAGCAATATGAAAGAGCCATCATCGATTTGGATCGCTCTATTGAACTGGATCAAACCGCGACGATTCCAGGCTTTGAGCGACTTCAGCATGCCTCGCAGTGGTCGTCAAAGTACCGTGTCATGCTCCGCCAGGGTCGCTGGGATGAGATTCAGGTAGCAATCGATGGCGAAGAGTCCGCGTCCAATTTTCCCCATTCGGCTCGTTATCATCGAGCATGCTACTTCATGGAGCTGAAACGCTGGGAAGAGGCTGAGAGAGACTTCAATGTCCTGATAAAGTCTAAACAGAGTGACGACTATGACACCTACCGCAACCTAGCGATTGTGTGCCGGCATCTCGGAAAGAAAGACCTCGCCGAACAATACGCCGCGCGAGCTCAAAAAATCTACGATAGCTTTGATCCGTGGGAAAAGAGCTACGTTGATGAAAACGCCCCATAGCGGCCTCCGTGTTGCGCGGGAATCTATCGGGGAGCGGAACTCGTGCGTTCTTTTCGGACACCAATCATCATGCTGCGTCCGGGCGGTGGATTTAACGGCTACTCTAGTGGCTCTTTGGCTTCTTTCATGAAGTCGGCCATCATTTGGACGATCGTAGGATGATCTTTGGCGATGTCGGTCGTTTCGCCGATGTCGACGCTAAGATCGTACAGTTCGATCGGTTTGTCGGGGGCCTGACGGACCGCTTTGAATTTGCCCATGCGTGCCGCTTCCATCTTTGCGAACGACGAATACGAGATGCGGCTTTTCGGATCTGGTTTGCGATTGGCGACGACCACTTTCTGCTGTTGGTCGAGCAGCGTTGGCAACATGCTCAGGCCGTCGTTCAGCGGAACTTCCTTCGCATCGGTCAAATCGGCGTACGTTGCCATCACGTCGTAGGCATTGAAGGTGATGCCGCTTTCGGTGCCGGGCTTGATCTTGCCAGGCCAAACGGCGATGAATGGCACGCGAATGCCCCCTTCGTACACGGTTCGTTTGAAACCACGCAGCGGACCGTTGGAATCGAAGAACCCATGCTTGTGCCCTCCTTCATCGTGAGGCCCATTGTCCGACGTAAAAATGAGCAGCGTGTTGTCTTCGATCTTCAACTCTTTCAGCAGATCGCGAAGCTTACCGACATCGCCATCCATGCGGGTAATCATCGCGGCGAATCCTTTTTCGACGTTGGGCCAATCTTTGTCGGCATATTGGCCGTAGTCGGGAACTTCCTGACCGTCGCCGGTGACGCGGCCCCCTTCGTTGTTGGTGTGCGGAATGGTCCAATGAATGTGAAGGAGGAACGGCTTTTCGTGATTGCGTCGTACGAAGTCGAATGCTTCCTGCGTCATGACATCGTGCGAGTATGTCTTGCGAGCATCCAACTTGGCCACGCGACCGCGGGCCTGAGGATCGTCCATCAAGACGTTGCCTTCCAGCGGAAGCTTCTCGACTTTGTCCCCTTCGCAGCGCCAGATGTATGGCGGGTAATAGTTATGGGCGTCGCTTTGTTCGAGGTAACCACACCAAAAATCAAAGCCGTGATAAATCGGTTCGCCGCCGCTGCCAGGCGTGCCCATCGCCCACTTACCGACGCCGCCGGTGGTGTAGCCTTGCTCTTTCATCAGCTCGGCGATCGTGTGATCGGAAGGCTTCATCGTGTACGGCTTGTTATCGTTGATCGGCTGATGCCCGAGGCTGCGACCGGTCCACAACACCAACCGCGAAGGTCGGCAGACGGTACAGCCGGCGTAGAAGCTGGTCAGCTTAATCCCATCGGAAGCCATCTCGTCGAGCTTCGGCGTGGCGATCTTCTTCTGGCCGAACGAACCCAAGTCGCCGTAACCGAGATCGTCGACGTAAATGAAGATGACGTTCGGCTTGTCTCCATCGGCCGCGGAAGCCATAGCAGGAACCGCCAAAGACAAACCAATGACAAGCATCAAGAACAGGCGAAGCATGGGAGGGACCTTACGCACGAGAGCAACATGTTTCGGGATTTCGGGAAGGAGGCTGTCTAGTATTGCTTGCTCTGGGGGTGCGGTCAAATTTTGCTCGTCACAAGTTGAGAAAGATCAACCAATCGGCCGTATAAGGAAGATTCGAGCAGTGCAATCCGTCGTTTATTGTTCGGAAACAAATGACCCAATGAAGTTGAAAAGATCATCCGCTTTTGGTGGAGAATACCTAGGAGATCTACAAACAAACACTCGTTCGGGATTCTGGTGCAACTTAAAATTGGGTTCTTGAATCTGGATCCAATTGACTTCTGGCTCTTCAGACTCCACCTCAGAACAAATGTGACGATCTTCCCGGATCTTCCAGAGTTGTTCCTCGTTTAATGGACGCATTTGCAGTATTGACCAGTCATTCGATGAACAGAAATAGCATGGCAATAAATCATCATATTCATCGCGTGAACAATATTTGTCTCTCAAGAACACAACTTCGCCAATCCAACGATTCGCAATCGCATAAGCGAGCCAATTGCCAGGGCATAGGGACTCTAAATCCGAAGATCTGCTAGAAATATCTCGATGAAGGATCTCTGAAACGATTTCAATATATCCAGAATCGCCCATGCCAAGATCAGCATGAGCATCTAGGTGCACTAAACGAAAGGGTGCTTTCAATTCGCCGTTCTCTATCCACTTCTTAATAGCGTCAAAAGCTTTATCGTGATCTTCGGCAATGATTCCCGCAGTCGGTCGCTCAGAACAGAGCAAACACTTTGTCTTGAGAAATTCCTCAATTTCATTCGTCGCTCTAATTTGATATTGCGAATCGTCCGGTCGTGTTCCTGATAGAGGAAATAAGCATCGAGGCGTTACGAAGTAGTC is a window of Bremerella sp. TYQ1 DNA encoding:
- a CDS encoding tetratricopeptide repeat protein encodes the protein MNRVSFYFLLTVLCLSGIGDTAAAELDQAFLDEAIQLIKSDKFDQAEALAKKTQQSKEASIEALTILAQCRIWQDDPIQAIAYLNQALKASRDDAFNAYYRVSTALLPKLYQQKDLDEVDQNYFKFYLGEMNGKLEQNSQEVEILIYRSDMIENMELASGFDNKIQPLSVRYDFAICDVTMALGAASEKELWTCYHSRTHLWNMRADLGDQFCFQQQVNDLRQMILYSSDPEDEMPKLGEALLNAGKYQEVMDLIPEQMDHLTSSTVGQWLSIKADCLMARKQFQKAILAYSRLIIHRKKESKEEFLVSPLMQRADCYFELQQYERAIIDLDRSIELDQTATIPGFERLQHASQWSSKYRVMLRQGRWDEIQVAIDGEESASNFPHSARYHRACYFMELKRWEEAERDFNVLIKSKQSDDYDTYRNLAIVCRHLGKKDLAEQYAARAQKIYDSFDPWEKSYVDENAP
- a CDS encoding UPF0489 family protein, coding for MQNLLSIDLDYFVTPRCLFPLSGTRPDDSQYQIRATNEIEEFLKTKCLLCSERPTAGIIAEDHDKAFDAIKKWIENGELKAPFRLVHLDAHADLGMGDSGYIEIVSEILHRDISSRSSDLESLCPGNWLAYAIANRWIGEVVFLRDKYCSRDEYDDLLPCYFCSSNDWSILQMRPLNEEQLWKIREDRHICSEVESEEPEVNWIQIQEPNFKLHQNPERVFVCRSPRYSPPKADDLFNFIGSFVSEQ
- a CDS encoding arylsulfatase, which encodes MLRLFLMLVIGLSLAVPAMASAADGDKPNVIFIYVDDLGYGDLGSFGQKKIATPKLDEMASDGIKLTSFYAGCTVCRPSRLVLWTGRSLGHQPINDNKPYTMKPSDHTIAELMKEQGYTTGGVGKWAMGTPGSGGEPIYHGFDFWCGYLEQSDAHNYYPPYIWRCEGDKVEKLPLEGNVLMDDPQARGRVAKLDARKTYSHDVMTQEAFDFVRRNHEKPFLLHIHWTIPHTNNEGGRVTGDGQEVPDYGQYADKDWPNVEKGFAAMITRMDGDVGKLRDLLKELKIEDNTLLIFTSDNGPHDEGGHKHGFFDSNGPLRGFKRTVYEGGIRVPFIAVWPGKIKPGTESGITFNAYDVMATYADLTDAKEVPLNDGLSMLPTLLDQQQKVVVANRKPDPKSRISYSSFAKMEAARMGKFKAVRQAPDKPIELYDLSVDIGETTDIAKDHPTIVQMMADFMKEAKEPLE